The following are from one region of the Biomphalaria glabrata chromosome 12, xgBioGlab47.1, whole genome shotgun sequence genome:
- the LOC106050542 gene encoding uncharacterized protein LOC106050542, translating to MGSLSEDICSISALLKWCTITETCLPFMVMPFVSQYFDWTMLGHLDLYWSVMNMCQVLLHCPNTAVSDTLRYDTCLKNFCFYHMLDHPGIDVQLNSSPCLPGSVSPVSTPVNPSCLEAKTDNNCVVIASVVCTVCLNCFHARTSLSDRDTHSDLTETCVEVNSLPNEGTSYVSNNEERQIDVSLISSLTQNTALSSSKDSNRVLPDNANTANNARHYECSDQRTEITPGVDNNDSRRRMSFSDNIPVFVNVASLQGEGHGCVILEHCGENRSTQITVNDTPPTSRSEKHQQYKFSCPNKTAKGLKQDKESIPRLTETKQGKDNSNSNSVIKTFAQLLPTILLSPDTPDISKNRKSITSILNQSEYGYLRHLNEVSLNISEEMSPNSRPQDETLPYPSDKGTKTVPETWRKQPIENVSGAISLNRTVVLDGVGETERDTDPAQQDLFNRCKEIESPSCSVTRSLMDGTLSTLIPLATHITSTLASDRCEPNISVTLKSNNTDSSLAGSHALKNKSRSFSPLTLPQTATGAIHSTLLACLPTYGASQGVRKEVGSNNKTYEFFVRSVFDAFFDSTGACSTSEPCLAAVPGEDEEIYEFPLFPLSSGNIHSKGTSNDRSFYNIPSQSQNLFMSGFRSPNRSCSRGSGMSHSWYSLNDLDPNPGPTSLRKSRFMYLASIRRQLNHVFSPKSLRQFFGINSDGSALKKSGTKVTPRDRLSTNHINVIITRCESLVMDKHQSDELPPMRGRAVTLDPAYMDKGGARVSAESTHNCVVSSSADQVITPKPRASSLDTTHSSVSPDDQSRSPDTSIDRSRGCSLDLLSPASASVRTGSMCSGMSSISRLTECSAYTETSRSDCEKITRRTAEREHNITRLLGVITFIFVISWSVSWAVILHSTLSPVPLPDSSHVTLSMPRDLFLVNHFCNIIVYVMLSKSFRDKLAQCYKSVRLC from the exons ATGGGTAGTCTTTCAGAAGATATCTGTTCCATTTCTGCCCTACTTAAATGGTGTACCATTACAGAGACCTGTTTACCTTTTATGGTGATGCCATTTGTAAGTCAGTATTTTGATTGGACAATGCTTGGACATCTTGACCTTTACTGGTCAGTGATGAACATGTGTCAGGTCTTACTTCATTGCCCCAACACAGCTGTGTCAGACACACTCCGATACGACACTTGCCTTAAGAACTTTTGTTTCTACCACATGTTAGATCATCCAGGTATTGACGTTCAACTGAATAGCTCCCCCTGTCTTCCAGGCTCTGTTAGCCCTGTATCCACACCTGTGAATCCAAGCTGCCTAGAGGCTAAAACTGACAATAATTGTGTTGTCATTGCGTCCGTTGTCTGTACAGTGTGTCTCAACTGCTTCCACGCACGAACCTCGCTAAGTGATAGAGACACACATTCTGATCTCACCGAGACATGCGTTGAGGTAAACTCACTCCCTAATGAGGGCACCTCATATGTAAGTAACAACGAAGAAAGGCAAATAGATGTCTCACTTATTTCATCTTTAACTCAAAACACGGCTCTAAGCTCAAGCAAAGATTCCAACAGAGTACTCCCAGACAATGCCAATACAGCCAACAATGCCAGACATTATGAATGTTCAGACCAAAGAACTGAGATCACGCCTGGTGTTGATAACAACGACAGCAGACGTCGGATGTCCTTTTCGGATAACATCCCTGTGTTTGTCAACGTCGCCTCACTCCAAGGTGAAGGCCACGGCTGTGTCATCCTTGAACACTGCGGAGAAAACAGGTCCACTCAAATCACCGTGAATGACACTCCACCCACCAGCAGATCCGAAAAACATCAACAATACAAGTTCAGCTGCCCTAATAAAACCGCCAAAGGATTAAAACAGGACAAGGAATCGATACCAAGATTAACAGAGACAAAACAAGGAAAAGATAACTCTAACTCTAATTCCGTTATTAAAACCTTCGCTCAGCTCTTGCCAACTATCTTGCTATCGCCCGATACTCcagatatttcaaaaaacagaaaatcGATTACCTCGATTCTAAACCAATCTGAATACGGGTATCTCAGACACTTGAATGAAGTGTCCTTAAACATTTCTGAAGAAATGTCACCAAACTCTAGACCTCAGGATGAAACTCTCCCCTATCCCAGCGACAAGGGTACGAAAACAGTCCCCGAGACTTGGCGGAAACAGCCGATCGAAAACGTTTCCGGGGCTATTTCGTTGAATCGGACCGTTGTTCTCGACGGGGTCGGCGAGACGGAGCGAGATACCGACCCTGCGCAACAAGACTTATTCAATCGATGTAAGGAAATAGAAAGTCCGTCTTGTTCCGTCACGCGCTCCCTAATGGACGGAACCTTGAGCACCTTAATTCCATTAGCTACTCACATTACCAGCACTTTGGCCAGTGACAGATGTGAGCCCAACATTTCTGTGACACTTAAGTCCAACAACACGGATTCCTCGCTCGCGGGGTCCcatgctttaaaaaacaaatcgcGGTCTTTCTCGCCCTTGACTCTACCTCAGACCGCCACTGGGGCCATTCATTCCACCCTCCTGGCTTGCCTCCCGACTTACGGCGCCTCGCAGGGCGTCAGGAAGGAGGTAGGCTCCAATAACAAAACCTACGAGTTCTTCGTCCGCTCCGTCTTTGATGCTTTCTTCGACAGCACCGGCGCCTGCTCCACCAGCGAGCCCTGCCTCGCTGCTGTTCCCGGAGAGGATGAGGAGATATACGAGTTCCCTTTGTTCCCTCTGAGCAGCGGGAACATTCACTCGAAGGGAACCAGTAACGATAGGAGCTTTTACAATATCCCCAGTCAAAGCCAAAACCTTTTCATGAGTGGGTTCAGAAGTCCCAACAGAAGCTGCTCAAGGGGCTCTGGGATGTCACATTCGTGGTACTCCCTCAACGACCTTGACCCTAATCCAGGACCGACGTCGCTCAGAAAGTCCAGGTTCATGTATCTGGCCTCCATACGCCGGCAGCTGAATCACGTGTTCTCGCCTAAAAGCCTTAGGCAATTCTTCGGCATCAACAGCGACGGCTCTGCCTTGAAAAAATCGGGCACCAAGGTCACGCCACGTGACAGGCTTTCCACCAATCACATCAACGTGATCATCACGCGCTGTGAGAGCCTGGTCATGGATAAGCATCAGAGCGACGAGTTACCTCCCATGCGAGGCCGAG CCGTGACACTGGACCCCGCCTACATGGACAAAGGCGGCGCCCGAGTCTCCGCAGAGTCCACGCACAACTGTGTCGTGTCGTCCAGCGCCGACCAGGTGATCACCCCCAAGCCAAGGGCCAGCTCCTTGGACACGACGCACAGCTCCGTTTCGCCTGATGACCAGTCCAGGTCGCCGGACACATCCATCGACAGGTCGAGGGGCTGCTCCCTTGACCTCCTGTCCCCTGCGTCTGCCAGCGTCAGAACCGGAAGTATGTGCTCTGGTATGTCCTCCATATCCAGACTGACGGAGTGTAGTGCCTACACGGAAACAAGTCGCTCGG ATTGTGAAAAAATCACCAGGCGGACCGCAGAGAGGGAACACAACATCACCCGGCTACTCGGGGTCATCACGTTCATCTTCGTCATCAGCTGGTCAGTCTCCTGGGCGGTCATCCTCCACAGCACCCTCTCCCCGGTGCCCCTGCCTGACTCCAGCCACGTGACTTTGAGCATGCCACGTGACCTGTTTTTGGTCAACCACTTCTGCAACATCATCGTCTACGTCATGCTCAGCAAATCTTTCCGGGACAAGCT